A stretch of Corallococcus macrosporus DNA encodes these proteins:
- a CDS encoding class I SAM-dependent methyltransferase, with translation MRLGLKADNLLERVADFLNLAPQPLAHAFFGMMASRTLMAGARLGVYAALADGAATAEALAARLKTSTEGMRALLEALIACEVVELHRGRFRLAPRARRWLDPRSPQAITAFLEFNYAQWDWWGQLENAVKSGQSVDIHQFAPDDPRWRDYIQAMYQLARLASPEVAAAIPLPRGARHLLDLGGAHGWYAAELCRMHRGLKATVVDLEGSVRVGRDIIAQAGLSHRVTHKEGDVLHAELGGPYDGVLLFQVMHHLTPAQNVALLRRVRGTMASRGTLAVLEYLREERDTQGTSAPLIGLHYFLTSGAASYTPAEVEGFLDDAGFKVQSTRPIRHLPLQTLIIAQPE, from the coding sequence ATGCGGCTGGGCCTCAAGGCGGACAACCTCCTGGAGCGGGTGGCGGACTTCCTCAACCTGGCGCCGCAGCCCCTGGCGCACGCCTTCTTCGGGATGATGGCGTCGCGCACGCTGATGGCCGGCGCGAGGCTGGGCGTCTACGCGGCGCTGGCGGACGGCGCGGCCACGGCGGAGGCGCTGGCGGCCCGGCTGAAGACGAGCACCGAAGGCATGCGGGCGCTGCTGGAAGCGCTCATCGCCTGCGAGGTGGTGGAGCTGCACCGGGGCCGCTTCCGGCTGGCGCCCCGGGCCCGGCGGTGGCTGGACCCGCGCTCGCCGCAGGCCATCACGGCGTTCCTGGAGTTCAACTACGCGCAGTGGGACTGGTGGGGGCAGTTGGAGAACGCGGTGAAGAGCGGGCAGTCGGTGGACATCCACCAGTTCGCTCCGGACGACCCGCGCTGGCGCGACTACATCCAGGCCATGTACCAGCTGGCGCGGCTGGCCTCGCCGGAGGTGGCGGCGGCCATTCCCCTGCCCCGGGGCGCGCGGCACCTCCTGGACCTGGGCGGTGCGCACGGCTGGTACGCGGCGGAGCTGTGCCGGATGCACCGGGGGCTGAAGGCCACGGTGGTGGACCTGGAGGGCAGCGTGCGCGTGGGGCGGGACATCATCGCCCAGGCGGGGCTGTCGCACCGGGTGACGCACAAGGAAGGGGACGTGCTGCACGCGGAGCTGGGCGGGCCGTATGACGGCGTGCTGCTGTTCCAGGTGATGCACCACCTGACGCCCGCGCAGAACGTGGCGCTCCTGCGGCGCGTGCGCGGGACGATGGCGTCCCGGGGCACGCTGGCGGTGCTGGAGTACCTGCGCGAGGAGCGGGACACGCAGGGCACGTCCGCGCCGCTCATCGGGCTGCACTACTTCCTCACGTCCGGGGCCGCGTCGTACACGCCCGCGGAGGTCGAGGGATTCCTGGATGACGCGGGTTTCAAGGTGCAGAGCACGCGGCCCATCCGGCATCTGCCGTTGCAGACGTTGATCATCGCGCAGCCGGAGTAG
- a CDS encoding MXAN_6627.5 family MYXO-CTERM protein produces the protein MSSLFSRICPAGFLAGFLLFSPLVALGQEGQPQDAGQPDDPNSPEGDDNTGRVPTDCRSTSDCAPRFSCNAGKCKYTGIRQAETQGCMLGPQAALMVLGVAAVAGSRRRR, from the coding sequence ATGTCCTCCCTCTTCTCCCGCATCTGCCCGGCAGGGTTCCTGGCCGGATTCCTCCTGTTCTCCCCCCTGGTGGCGCTGGGCCAGGAGGGCCAGCCGCAGGACGCGGGGCAGCCGGACGATCCCAACTCCCCCGAAGGGGACGACAACACGGGGCGCGTGCCCACCGACTGCCGCAGCACCAGTGACTGCGCGCCGCGCTTCAGCTGCAACGCGGGCAAGTGCAAGTACACCGGCATCCGCCAGGCGGAGACGCAGGGCTGCATGCTGGGCCCGCAGGCGGCGCTGATGGTGCTGGGCGTGGCCGCCGTGGCAGGCTCGCGGCGCCGCCGGTAG
- a CDS encoding response regulator, with amino-acid sequence MAPRILVVDDNQELLSLLTQLFEDAGYEVVGASRGKQAIEAARAQPPGCAVLDILLPDMMGYHLADTLRKDNPQLPLLFITGVFKGGKHATEARQKYQAAGYFEKPFEAQKLLEAVAKVLPAEKKVPAASMQDAFEVELDIDVEEEGPQDAMELTGRIKVTGGGNLTAEIRGANLTATPMQKVPSTQVRPPTAGRPPDPLPVGAGSPGSRRGELKDNLPSLLTAFYLSRETGELGVQRGKVKKVVYFENGTPVFALSNLLADRFGQFLVRVGKIKPEQLQDASAVAAQSHRRTGDVLVERALLKDTERLYYVGQQVKAIIYSLFSWEEGTYVMSFKEKASAESIKLDVHPANLIVRGIKKLYKPERLRRLLQPEDRLIPAVAPAYGLNEVELERWEAELLPKIDGNRVVAELLAFANRPEHVVYGFLVSMMALGILDKRS; translated from the coding sequence ATGGCGCCTCGAATCCTCGTCGTGGACGACAACCAGGAGCTCCTCTCCCTCCTCACGCAGCTGTTCGAGGACGCTGGGTACGAGGTGGTGGGCGCCAGCCGTGGCAAGCAGGCCATCGAGGCTGCCCGCGCCCAGCCGCCCGGCTGTGCTGTCTTGGACATCCTCCTGCCGGACATGATGGGTTACCACCTGGCGGACACGCTGCGGAAGGACAACCCCCAGCTGCCGCTGCTCTTCATCACCGGCGTCTTCAAGGGCGGCAAGCACGCCACCGAAGCGCGCCAGAAGTACCAGGCCGCCGGCTACTTCGAGAAACCCTTCGAGGCCCAGAAGCTGCTCGAGGCGGTGGCCAAGGTGCTGCCCGCGGAGAAGAAGGTCCCCGCCGCCTCCATGCAGGACGCCTTCGAGGTGGAGCTGGACATCGACGTGGAGGAGGAGGGCCCGCAGGACGCCATGGAGCTGACCGGCCGCATCAAGGTCACCGGCGGCGGCAACCTCACGGCCGAAATCCGCGGCGCCAACCTCACCGCCACGCCCATGCAGAAGGTGCCGTCCACCCAGGTGCGGCCGCCCACCGCGGGCCGCCCGCCGGATCCGCTGCCGGTGGGGGCGGGCTCGCCGGGCAGCCGCCGGGGCGAGCTGAAGGACAACCTGCCGTCGCTGCTCACCGCCTTCTACCTGTCGCGCGAGACGGGCGAACTGGGCGTGCAGCGCGGCAAGGTGAAGAAGGTCGTCTACTTCGAGAACGGCACGCCGGTGTTCGCGCTCTCCAACCTGCTGGCGGACCGCTTCGGGCAGTTCCTGGTGCGCGTGGGGAAGATCAAACCCGAGCAGCTCCAGGACGCGTCCGCCGTCGCCGCGCAGAGCCACCGCCGCACCGGCGACGTGCTGGTGGAGCGCGCCCTGCTCAAGGACACGGAGCGGCTGTACTACGTGGGCCAGCAGGTGAAGGCCATCATCTACTCGCTCTTCTCCTGGGAGGAGGGCACGTACGTGATGAGCTTCAAGGAGAAGGCCTCCGCGGAGTCCATCAAGCTGGACGTGCACCCGGCGAACCTCATCGTCCGGGGCATCAAGAAGCTCTACAAGCCGGAGCGCCTGCGCCGCCTGCTCCAGCCCGAGGACCGGCTCATCCCCGCCGTCGCCCCCGCCTACGGCCTCAACGAGGTGGAACTGGAGCGCTGGGAGGCGGAGCTGCTGCCCAAGATTGACGGCAACCGCGTGGTGGCGGAGCTGCTCGCGTTCGCCAACCGCCCGGAGCACGTCGTCTACGGCTTCCTGGTGTCGATGATGGCGCTGGGCATCCTGGACAAGCGCTCCTAA
- the bcp gene encoding thioredoxin-dependent thiol peroxidase yields the protein MPMPQAGDKAPGFSLPDQSGATVSLSQFKGRHVVLYFYPKDATPGCTTEACDFRDEHSTLVKAGAVVLGVSPDSVASHQKFATKQGLPFSLLADPDHALADAYGVWGEKSLYGRKFMGLIRATFLIGPDGKVVRVWPKVKVAGHVAEVLSTLQGGASADAPAPKAPAAKKAPAAVKKPAAKKAPAAKPAAKSAARKGARA from the coding sequence ATGCCCATGCCCCAAGCAGGTGACAAGGCCCCCGGCTTCTCGCTCCCCGACCAGAGCGGCGCCACCGTCTCCCTCTCGCAGTTCAAGGGGCGGCACGTCGTCCTCTACTTCTACCCGAAGGACGCGACCCCCGGCTGCACCACGGAGGCGTGCGACTTCCGCGACGAGCACTCCACACTGGTGAAGGCCGGCGCGGTGGTGCTGGGCGTGTCGCCGGACAGCGTCGCCTCCCACCAGAAGTTCGCCACGAAACAGGGGCTGCCGTTCTCGCTCCTGGCGGATCCGGACCACGCGCTGGCGGACGCGTACGGGGTGTGGGGGGAGAAGTCCCTCTACGGCCGCAAGTTCATGGGCCTCATCCGCGCGACCTTCCTCATCGGCCCGGACGGCAAGGTCGTCCGCGTGTGGCCCAAGGTGAAGGTGGCCGGCCACGTCGCGGAGGTCCTGTCCACGCTCCAGGGCGGTGCTTCCGCCGACGCTCCTGCCCCGAAGGCCCCCGCGGCGAAGAAGGCTCCGGCGGCTGTCAAGAAACCGGCGGCGAAGAAGGCCCCGGCCGCGAAGCCGGCGGCGAAGAGCGCGGCCCGGAAGGGTGCTCGCGCCTGA
- the nagZ gene encoding beta-N-acetylhexosaminidase, with protein sequence MVGFPGTRIDADLAALMDDGIYGAILFKRNVGTAAETAALCRDIKTRAGRPFILSVDQEGGRVARLRGEPFTSLPPMRELGQRGDEALAERVGRLLAHELRAVGFDWDFAPVLDVDTNPANPVIGDRSFSRDPVEVGRLGVALARGLEAGGVASCGKHFPGHGDTTTDSHLTLPKLPHDLERLRRVELVPFQAFAKAGLASLMTAHVLFDALEQGVPATMSHRALHDLLRKELGFDGVVVSDDLEMKAIADHYSVAEAAVQGTLAGVDLFLVCHKADVQRAAIEALVKAVESGRVPRERITEAHRRLDALAARFAHPAEDRLATLGDAAHRSLAEGLASAFTGKDPTEVMLASR encoded by the coding sequence ATGGTGGGCTTCCCTGGCACCCGCATCGACGCCGACCTCGCGGCGCTGATGGACGACGGCATCTACGGCGCCATCCTCTTCAAGCGCAACGTGGGCACCGCGGCGGAGACCGCGGCGCTGTGCCGTGACATCAAGACGCGCGCGGGCCGGCCCTTCATCCTCTCCGTGGACCAGGAGGGCGGCCGGGTGGCTCGCCTTCGCGGTGAACCCTTCACGTCCCTGCCTCCCATGCGAGAGCTGGGACAGCGCGGCGACGAGGCCCTGGCCGAGCGCGTGGGCCGGCTGCTCGCGCACGAGCTGCGCGCCGTGGGCTTCGACTGGGACTTCGCGCCCGTGCTCGACGTGGACACCAACCCGGCCAACCCCGTGATTGGCGACCGCAGCTTCAGCCGCGACCCGGTGGAGGTGGGCCGGCTGGGCGTGGCGCTCGCCAGGGGCCTGGAGGCCGGCGGTGTCGCGTCCTGCGGGAAGCACTTCCCCGGCCATGGCGACACGACGACGGACAGCCACCTCACCCTGCCGAAGCTGCCGCACGACCTGGAGCGCCTGCGCCGCGTGGAGCTGGTGCCGTTCCAGGCCTTCGCGAAGGCGGGGCTCGCGTCGCTGATGACGGCGCACGTGCTGTTCGACGCGCTGGAGCAGGGCGTCCCGGCGACCATGAGCCACCGCGCGCTGCACGACCTGCTCCGCAAGGAGCTGGGCTTCGACGGCGTCGTCGTCTCCGATGACCTGGAGATGAAGGCCATCGCGGACCACTACTCCGTGGCGGAGGCCGCGGTGCAGGGGACGCTCGCGGGCGTGGACCTGTTCCTCGTGTGCCACAAGGCGGACGTGCAGCGCGCCGCCATCGAAGCGCTGGTGAAGGCGGTGGAGTCCGGCCGCGTCCCGCGCGAGCGCATCACCGAAGCGCACCGGCGCCTGGACGCGCTCGCCGCCCGCTTCGCGCACCCCGCCGAGGACCGGCTCGCCACGCTGGGCGACGCCGCGCACCGCTCGCTGGCCGAGGGCCTTGCCAGTGCCTTCACCGGCAAGGACCCCACGGAGGTCATGCTCGCGTCGCGGTAG
- a CDS encoding BatA domain-containing protein gives MTFGNPWFLLGALGALIPVLVHLFDRRRPRAHPFGPLAFVLRSQKRTASRLKLKRLLLYTLRTLILLAIPIALARPEFTRDAQAATVTRGPAATAVILDASLSMRWSDGTSNFEKGRDEARDALKDLLPEEPATVMVCTSSPEAPPPPGFDRARLRGLVDEAKPTYGTADLSRCLDLAARALEENPMPGKRLVVVSDMTASGFRLEAPPPTVKGPTGAMVKPEVVLRDVASGRESLDNHALVDLRVEPALQAGPRAYQFTFTVRNFGTKPAKDLEAAVRVGESTLAKGFVDVPAGGTTQKTLTVRFPQGGTVVGQVALAPDALAEDDRRSFVLPVPRGLKALVVNGSPHATRYRDEAFFVDAALTSPGSPVDVAVRDAEVGLREDFSAYDLVLLLNATAPSEEEAQKLTAFVENGGGLFVSVGDHVNPEAYNSRLGTLLPRPLRLVRTSAEREDPDAETKTAKLAQVKVDHPLFAPFTGRAEEGLIGARFYKYMLLEADSPSAPGTSQVLATYEDGAPAVAVARRGKGRVALFTSTVDRDWSDFAIRTSFLPLMQRFAAYLTGSLEEREEVRVRVGETVTLRPEGTQKVAGVRAPDGSELPVKAQPDGSFVAGPTVEPGVHSVLGAEGKPVAALDFAATLDPAESDLTRVPQDTLTAYFGEDTVKASTGDADKPAVPLWTWLILAACLAFFFEGTLLRK, from the coding sequence GTGACGTTCGGCAACCCGTGGTTCCTGCTGGGCGCGCTGGGTGCGCTCATCCCCGTGCTGGTGCACCTGTTCGACCGGCGCCGGCCCCGGGCGCATCCGTTCGGGCCGCTCGCGTTCGTGCTGCGCAGCCAGAAGCGCACCGCCAGCCGGCTCAAGCTGAAGCGGCTGCTGCTCTACACGCTGCGCACGCTCATCCTGCTGGCCATTCCCATCGCGCTGGCGCGGCCGGAGTTCACCCGCGACGCGCAGGCGGCCACGGTGACGCGCGGGCCGGCGGCGACGGCGGTCATCCTGGATGCGTCGCTGTCCATGCGCTGGTCGGACGGCACGTCGAACTTCGAGAAGGGCCGCGACGAGGCGCGCGACGCGCTCAAGGACCTGCTGCCGGAGGAGCCCGCGACGGTGATGGTGTGCACGTCGTCGCCGGAAGCGCCTCCGCCGCCGGGCTTCGACCGGGCCCGGCTGCGCGGGCTGGTGGACGAGGCGAAGCCCACGTACGGCACGGCGGACCTGTCGCGCTGCCTGGACCTGGCGGCTCGGGCGCTGGAGGAGAACCCGATGCCGGGCAAGCGCCTGGTGGTGGTCTCCGACATGACGGCCTCCGGCTTCCGGCTGGAAGCGCCGCCGCCCACGGTGAAGGGGCCCACGGGCGCGATGGTGAAGCCGGAGGTCGTGCTGCGCGACGTGGCGTCCGGGCGCGAGTCGCTGGACAACCACGCGCTGGTGGACCTGCGGGTGGAGCCCGCGCTGCAGGCGGGCCCTCGCGCGTACCAGTTCACGTTCACGGTGCGGAACTTCGGCACGAAGCCGGCGAAGGACCTGGAGGCCGCGGTGCGCGTGGGCGAGTCCACGCTGGCCAAGGGCTTCGTGGACGTGCCCGCGGGCGGCACGACGCAGAAGACGCTGACGGTGCGCTTCCCGCAGGGCGGCACGGTGGTGGGCCAGGTGGCGCTCGCGCCGGACGCGCTGGCGGAGGACGACCGGCGGTCCTTCGTGCTGCCGGTGCCGCGCGGGCTGAAGGCGCTGGTGGTGAACGGCTCGCCGCACGCGACGCGCTACCGGGACGAGGCCTTCTTCGTGGACGCGGCGCTCACGTCGCCGGGCTCGCCGGTGGACGTGGCGGTGCGCGACGCGGAGGTGGGGCTGCGCGAGGACTTCAGCGCGTATGACCTGGTGCTGCTGCTGAACGCGACGGCGCCGTCGGAGGAGGAGGCGCAGAAGCTGACGGCCTTCGTGGAGAACGGCGGCGGGCTCTTCGTGAGCGTGGGCGACCACGTGAACCCGGAGGCGTACAACTCCCGGCTGGGCACGCTCCTGCCGCGACCGCTGCGACTGGTGCGCACGAGCGCCGAGCGCGAGGACCCCGACGCGGAGACGAAGACGGCGAAGCTGGCGCAGGTGAAGGTGGACCATCCGCTGTTCGCGCCCTTCACGGGCCGCGCGGAGGAGGGGCTCATCGGGGCGCGCTTCTACAAGTACATGCTGCTGGAGGCGGACAGCCCGTCCGCGCCGGGCACCAGCCAGGTGCTGGCCACGTACGAGGACGGAGCGCCGGCGGTGGCGGTGGCGCGCCGGGGCAAGGGGCGCGTGGCGCTGTTCACCAGCACGGTGGACCGCGACTGGAGCGACTTCGCCATCCGCACGAGCTTCCTGCCGCTGATGCAGCGCTTCGCCGCGTATCTCACGGGCTCGCTGGAGGAGCGCGAGGAGGTGCGCGTGCGCGTGGGCGAGACCGTGACGCTGCGTCCGGAGGGCACGCAGAAGGTGGCGGGCGTGCGCGCGCCGGATGGCAGCGAGCTGCCGGTGAAGGCACAGCCGGACGGCTCGTTCGTGGCGGGCCCCACGGTAGAGCCGGGCGTGCACTCGGTGCTGGGCGCGGAAGGCAAGCCGGTGGCCGCGCTGGACTTCGCCGCCACGCTGGACCCGGCGGAGAGCGACCTGACGCGAGTGCCCCAGGACACGCTGACGGCCTACTTCGGCGAGGACACGGTGAAGGCCTCCACGGGGGACGCGGACAAGCCCGCCGTGCCGCTGTGGACCTGGCTCATCCTGGCCGCGTGCCTAGCGTTCTTCTTCGAAGGCACCCTGCTCCGAAAGTAG
- a CDS encoding DUF58 domain-containing protein: protein MSLLDAQTLSRLQGVKLRARAVMEGVLSGLHKSPHQGQSVEFAEHKEYAPGDELRHLDWKAYGKFDKYYVKRFEHETNLRSVMVVDASASMGYQSGAMSKLEVAKTLAGALSYLLVRQQDAAGLALMVGGAFKDVPPRASAGHLNVLLDALEHTQPKGPTDLGSAADHLAEVLPRRSTVIVLSDLLDERQEALKRILALRQRKNDVAVFHLVDPAELTFPFDDPTLFLDMEGEGRIEVNPREIKQSYLEEFGAFLADVKAKCAEADVDYELVRTDERLDEVLLRFLGRRGRRR, encoded by the coding sequence ATGTCGCTGCTCGACGCCCAGACACTGTCCCGCCTCCAGGGCGTGAAGCTGCGCGCCCGCGCCGTGATGGAGGGCGTGCTGTCCGGCCTCCACAAGAGCCCCCATCAGGGCCAGAGCGTGGAGTTCGCCGAGCACAAGGAGTACGCCCCCGGCGACGAGCTGCGCCACCTGGACTGGAAGGCCTACGGCAAGTTCGACAAGTACTACGTCAAGCGCTTCGAGCACGAGACGAACCTGCGCTCGGTGATGGTCGTGGATGCGTCCGCGTCCATGGGCTACCAGAGCGGCGCGATGTCCAAGCTGGAGGTCGCCAAGACGCTCGCGGGCGCGCTCAGCTACCTGCTCGTGCGACAGCAGGACGCGGCGGGCCTGGCCCTCATGGTGGGCGGCGCGTTCAAGGACGTGCCGCCCCGCGCGTCCGCCGGCCACCTCAACGTGCTGCTGGACGCGCTGGAGCATACGCAACCCAAGGGCCCCACGGACCTGGGCAGCGCGGCGGATCATCTCGCCGAGGTGTTGCCCCGGCGCTCCACGGTCATCGTGCTGTCGGACCTGCTGGATGAGCGGCAGGAGGCGCTCAAGCGCATCCTGGCCCTGCGGCAGCGCAAGAACGACGTGGCGGTGTTCCACCTGGTGGACCCCGCGGAGCTGACGTTCCCCTTCGACGACCCCACGCTCTTCCTGGACATGGAGGGCGAGGGCCGCATCGAGGTGAACCCGCGTGAAATCAAGCAGAGCTACCTGGAGGAGTTCGGCGCGTTCCTCGCGGACGTGAAGGCGAAGTGCGCCGAGGCCGACGTGGACTACGAGCTGGTGCGCACGGACGAGCGGCTGGATGAGGTGTTGCTGCGCTTTTTGGGACGTCGCGGGAGGCGCCGGTGA